The following are from one region of the Phycisphaeraceae bacterium genome:
- a CDS encoding HAD-IA family hydrolase, protein MTSDLRVVCFDWGGVILRICRSWREGCARAGLPLHERVMDPEIMARRRRYAQDYQIGALTCDEFFQSVADLTDGLYSPADVQQIHAAWLIEEYPGISKVIGSLSTRPDVHTALLSNTNAAHWSRQHSGPNGFPAAAQLRSRLASHELRIAKPDRSIYTTAAEHFGVEPRHIVFFDDLAENVEAARACGWNAHQIDHEGDTASQIIAHLAQHGITLD, encoded by the coding sequence ATGACGAGTGACCTGCGCGTCGTGTGCTTCGATTGGGGAGGGGTTATTCTGCGCATCTGCCGCAGTTGGCGTGAAGGATGCGCACGCGCCGGCCTGCCTCTACACGAACGCGTGATGGACCCCGAAATCATGGCCCGCCGCCGCCGATATGCCCAGGACTATCAGATCGGCGCGCTCACATGCGATGAGTTCTTTCAAAGCGTCGCCGACCTTACTGATGGCTTGTATTCGCCGGCCGATGTGCAGCAGATTCACGCTGCATGGCTCATCGAGGAATACCCCGGCATCAGCAAGGTGATCGGCTCTCTCAGCACACGACCCGACGTCCACACCGCCCTGTTGAGCAACACAAACGCTGCGCACTGGTCGCGCCAGCACAGCGGGCCGAACGGTTTCCCGGCCGCTGCGCAACTACGCTCGCGCCTCGCGAGCCATGAACTGCGCATCGCCAAGCCTGATCGGTCCATCTACACGACCGCAGCTGAGCACTTCGGTGTCGAGCCGAGACACATCGTGTTCTTTGACGATCTGGCCGAGAATGTCGAAGCCGCCCGCGCTTGCGGCTGGAACGCGCACCAGATCGATCACGAAGGCGATACGGCTTCCCAGATCATTGCTCATCTCGCCCAGCACGGCATCACGCTTGATTGA
- the truD gene encoding tRNA pseudouridine(13) synthase TruD — protein sequence MADAPHTLDSKPINAPDLLLTQNVPGTGGTIRQRDSDFFVEEIPLYTPGGQGEHIYLFIEKRGLTTQETIEIVARHFGVARSAIGFAGLKDKHAVTRQTLSVHAPGRNADSFPMLQHPDLTVLWVDQHSNKLRRGHLVGNRFSIKIRSVDLSAAVRARRCLDQLMRQGLPNRFGPQRFGVFGRNHLIGRALFLNDCDLATRIMLGLDCPLSPIDAIFQAAREHFANSRFSDARDATPVHFRTERLVLAAMARGGSARDAWGMIDPRDRGFYYSAFQSAVFNRVLVERLRSGTLATLIQGDLAMPPTTRKTFLVTSDNLAELQPLVDRFELNPSGPLWGTSMKRAAGSVDQAEAEALDAFSLSPEILSLCQDTRSEMVGGSRRALRVPITDIEVEGGTDEHGPFLRCAFDLPRGAFATTVLEEIMKIDLAQNSEEPLDDE from the coding sequence ATGGCTGATGCGCCGCACACGCTCGATTCGAAGCCGATCAACGCTCCCGATCTTCTGCTCACTCAGAATGTTCCCGGCACCGGGGGGACGATTCGTCAGCGCGACTCGGACTTTTTCGTCGAAGAGATTCCTCTCTACACACCTGGCGGTCAGGGCGAACACATCTACCTCTTCATCGAGAAGCGAGGCCTCACAACACAGGAAACGATCGAGATCGTCGCACGCCACTTCGGCGTCGCGCGCTCGGCGATTGGATTCGCCGGCCTCAAGGACAAACACGCTGTCACTCGCCAGACCCTCAGCGTGCACGCCCCAGGCCGCAACGCAGACAGTTTCCCGATGCTCCAGCACCCCGACCTGACGGTGCTTTGGGTCGATCAACACAGCAACAAACTTCGCCGCGGACACCTCGTAGGCAATCGCTTCTCCATCAAGATCAGAAGTGTTGATCTCAGCGCCGCTGTGCGTGCACGCCGATGTCTGGATCAACTCATGCGCCAAGGGCTCCCAAATCGCTTTGGGCCTCAGCGCTTCGGGGTCTTCGGCCGCAATCATCTGATCGGTCGCGCACTCTTCCTCAATGACTGCGACCTGGCAACACGCATCATGCTCGGTCTGGATTGCCCGCTCTCGCCCATCGACGCGATATTCCAAGCCGCCCGCGAGCATTTTGCCAACTCACGATTCTCTGACGCACGCGACGCCACACCTGTTCACTTCCGAACCGAACGGCTTGTGCTCGCTGCCATGGCACGCGGAGGCTCGGCCCGGGATGCGTGGGGCATGATCGACCCGCGGGACCGAGGGTTCTACTACTCCGCTTTTCAGTCGGCTGTTTTCAATCGCGTGCTTGTCGAGCGACTGCGGTCGGGCACGCTCGCGACGCTCATCCAGGGCGACCTCGCCATGCCACCAACCACTCGCAAGACCTTTCTTGTCACGTCCGACAATCTCGCGGAACTGCAACCACTCGTCGATCGCTTCGAACTCAACCCGAGCGGCCCGCTCTGGGGAACATCCATGAAACGCGCCGCAGGCAGCGTCGACCAGGCGGAAGCTGAAGCCCTCGATGCCTTCAGCCTTTCCCCAGAGATCCTGAGTCTGTGTCAGGACACACGCTCCGAAATGGTCGGAGGTTCGCGCCGCGCCCTGCGCGTGCCGATCACCGATATCGAGGTCGAAGGCGGCACCGACGAGCACGGCCCCTTCCTGCGCTGCGCATTCGACCTGCCCCGAGGCGCATTCGCCACAACCGTGCTCGAGGAAATCATGAAAATCGACCTTGCTCAGAACTCAGAGGAGCCACTCGATGACGAGTGA
- a CDS encoding bifunctional nuclease family protein produces the protein MAVQMELARILIRELADYQIIELREILPAPETPLDEAAQFDRLQSARKFPIVIGLPEAQAIERRLKNIPVKRPQTHDLLANVITALGGTLESICITDLDDHTFFASLNVARSDGNPVAIDARPSDAIALGIAQQVPIYVEEHVLEGALKEES, from the coding sequence ATGGCTGTCCAAATGGAACTGGCCCGAATTCTCATCCGCGAACTGGCGGACTATCAGATCATCGAACTGCGCGAGATCCTGCCCGCGCCCGAGACGCCGCTCGACGAGGCGGCACAGTTCGACAGGCTCCAGTCCGCACGCAAGTTTCCGATCGTCATCGGCCTGCCCGAGGCCCAGGCCATCGAACGCCGACTCAAGAACATCCCCGTAAAACGCCCCCAAACACACGACCTGCTCGCAAATGTCATCACGGCACTCGGCGGCACGCTCGAATCGATCTGCATCACCGATCTTGACGATCACACGTTCTTCGCAAGCCTCAACGTCGCACGATCTGATGGCAATCCAGTCGCTATCGATGCTCGACCCAGCGACGCCATAGCGCTTGGCATCGCACAGCAAGTTCCGATCTACGTCGAAGAACATGTGCTCGAAGGTGCTCTAAAAGAGGAGTCCTGA
- a CDS encoding NAD(P)H-hydrate epimerase, giving the protein MSDLWFKASDLRQIDILAVERFSMPSIVLMEHAAIALRDASLGLIAHHGLTGALILCGPGNNGGDGFALARLLANANVPTRIIATRDPTSLTGDARTNAHIAAAMKIPVAVATTCDEAAHEHSLLGPGTVLIVDALLGTGLTTPATGLVADLIEWINRQSRDCVLAVDLPSGFHADLGPTLEPCVRADSTVTFVGLKWGFAHPRAAEYLGHVSVAEIGAPESLVREFSTPRPGST; this is encoded by the coding sequence ATGTCCGACCTCTGGTTCAAAGCCAGCGACCTGCGCCAAATCGACATCCTGGCTGTTGAGCGCTTCAGCATGCCTTCGATTGTGCTCATGGAGCACGCCGCCATCGCGCTGCGCGACGCTTCGCTCGGCCTCATCGCACACCACGGGCTGACGGGCGCACTCATCCTCTGCGGCCCCGGCAACAACGGCGGAGACGGCTTCGCGCTCGCAAGACTGCTTGCCAACGCCAATGTCCCGACACGCATCATCGCGACACGCGACCCCACCTCGCTGACTGGCGACGCACGCACGAACGCCCACATCGCTGCTGCGATGAAAATTCCTGTCGCCGTCGCCACAACCTGCGATGAAGCCGCGCATGAGCACTCACTCCTCGGCCCAGGAACGGTGTTGATCGTCGACGCACTGCTGGGCACCGGTCTGACCACGCCAGCCACGGGCCTCGTCGCAGACCTCATCGAGTGGATCAACCGTCAATCACGAGATTGCGTGCTCGCGGTTGATCTCCCGTCCGGCTTTCATGCCGATCTAGGCCCGACGCTCGAGCCATGCGTCCGCGCCGACTCCACAGTAACCTTTGTCGGCTTGAAATGGGGTTTCGCACATCCACGGGCAGCCGAATATCTCGGGCATGTCAGTGTCGCCGAAATCGGTGCTCCCGAATCGCTCGTGCGCGAGTTCTCAACCCCTCGCCCCGGCTCTACCTAG
- a CDS encoding MarR family transcriptional regulator: protein MDQSPLAAEIGKKEPFEHAEQEAFLNLMRTVSILEADFKSLFRKHGLSSTTYNLLRILRGHKPHGLRCTQIKCELVSRVPDITRLVDRLEESGLVRRAADPKDARAVVIHITPKGYRVLEKLDEPVTNLHRRQLGHLSPQELAALNDLLAKARHPA from the coding sequence ATGGATCAGAGTCCCCTCGCTGCGGAAATCGGCAAGAAAGAACCCTTCGAGCATGCGGAGCAAGAGGCATTCCTCAATCTCATGCGCACCGTCAGCATCCTCGAAGCCGACTTCAAATCTCTCTTTCGCAAACACGGACTCAGTTCAACCACCTACAACTTGCTGCGTATCCTCCGCGGCCACAAGCCGCACGGGCTGCGCTGCACGCAAATCAAGTGTGAACTTGTCTCTCGCGTCCCCGACATTACTCGGTTGGTCGATCGCCTCGAAGAATCCGGGCTCGTCCGTCGGGCGGCCGACCCGAAGGACGCGCGCGCCGTCGTCATTCACATCACACCAAAGGGCTATCGCGTTCTCGAAAAGCTCGACGAACCTGTCACAAACTTGCACCGCCGCCAACTGGGCCACCTTTCGCCGCAAGAACTCGCAGCACTCAATGACCTGCTCGCCAAGGCGCGGCACCCCGCCTGA
- a CDS encoding DASS family sodium-coupled anion symporter, whose product MSTHRMSVQSAAKIGTLALGPLLALLVFIVLPESETLTYGARATAAMVVWMAVWWITEAIPLPATSLIPIVVLPAAGIMSTSKAAAPYANELIFLFLGGFVLGIALEKWNAHKRIALSIILLVGTSPRAIIGGFMLATAILSMAVSNTATVIMLLPIGVSVIALVNRAKASTDDRHSRNFAIAMMLGIAYAASIGGVATINGTPPNGILIAFLKDATGVEISYFQWLRFGLPLVCIMLPLTWLVLTRLIFPVGRESIAHAGQQIRNELKALGPMSRGEITVLVVFSLTAAAWITRGWLAPRIGFGPGSGREITDAGIALVGALALFVIPINLRQRSFAMDWESAVRLPWGVLLLFGGGLSLAGAVRETGLDAAIGSTMASLGQPPILVLILTVAILTIFMTELTSNTAVTSAFLPVLAAASTDMGISAVALCIPAAVCASMAFMLPVATPPNAIVFSSGHVTIRQMVKAGFWLNIIGAVVITLFVIFLGPILLGALTLTP is encoded by the coding sequence ATGTCGACGCATCGCATGAGTGTCCAGAGTGCCGCCAAGATCGGCACCCTCGCGCTCGGGCCGCTGCTCGCGCTGCTTGTATTCATCGTATTGCCCGAGAGCGAGACGCTCACATACGGCGCACGAGCCACCGCCGCGATGGTTGTATGGATGGCAGTCTGGTGGATCACCGAGGCGATTCCGCTCCCGGCAACTTCGCTCATTCCGATCGTCGTCCTGCCCGCAGCGGGCATCATGTCAACGAGCAAGGCTGCCGCCCCATACGCAAACGAACTCATTTTCCTGTTCCTCGGCGGGTTTGTGCTGGGCATCGCACTGGAGAAATGGAACGCTCACAAACGCATCGCGCTCTCCATCATCCTTCTGGTCGGCACAAGCCCACGCGCGATCATCGGTGGCTTCATGCTCGCCACCGCAATCCTGAGTATGGCAGTTTCCAACACCGCGACTGTCATCATGCTCCTCCCAATCGGGGTCAGTGTCATCGCGCTGGTCAATCGCGCCAAGGCTTCAACGGACGATCGCCACTCGCGCAACTTCGCAATCGCCATGATGCTCGGCATTGCCTACGCAGCCAGCATCGGAGGCGTGGCCACGATCAACGGCACACCACCCAACGGCATCCTGATCGCCTTTCTCAAGGACGCGACGGGAGTCGAGATCTCTTACTTCCAATGGCTTCGCTTCGGACTGCCTCTGGTCTGCATCATGCTCCCGCTGACGTGGCTCGTGCTCACGAGACTGATCTTCCCCGTCGGGCGCGAATCCATCGCGCATGCGGGACAACAGATCCGAAACGAACTCAAAGCCTTGGGACCAATGTCGCGTGGCGAGATCACAGTGCTCGTCGTCTTCTCCCTCACCGCAGCCGCATGGATCACGCGCGGCTGGCTCGCCCCCCGCATCGGATTCGGCCCTGGCTCCGGGCGCGAAATCACCGACGCCGGCATCGCGCTCGTCGGCGCTTTGGCACTGTTCGTCATACCGATCAATCTGCGCCAACGCTCGTTCGCCATGGATTGGGAGAGCGCAGTACGCCTGCCGTGGGGAGTTCTTCTCCTGTTCGGAGGCGGGCTGAGCCTCGCTGGTGCGGTACGCGAAACGGGTCTGGACGCCGCGATCGGCTCGACAATGGCAAGTCTCGGCCAGCCTCCCATACTCGTTCTCATTCTGACCGTCGCAATCCTGACCATCTTCATGACCGAGTTGACCAGCAACACCGCTGTCACCAGCGCGTTCCTTCCCGTACTGGCCGCCGCTTCGACCGACATGGGCATTTCCGCCGTGGCGTTGTGCATTCCTGCTGCGGTCTGCGCCTCGATGGCCTTCATGCTTCCGGTCGCGACCCCGCCCAATGCCATCGTCTTCAGTTCCGGGCACGTTACCATTCGTCAGATGGTCAAGGCTGGCTTCTGGCTGAATATCATCGGGGCTGTCGTCATCACCCTGTTCGTCATCTTTCTGGGCCCAATACTGCTCGGAGCTCTGACGCTCACGCCATAA
- the ilvE gene encoding branched-chain-amino-acid transaminase: MWVNGRIVPRSQANVNVFDHGLLYGDGVFEGIRVYRGKIFKAQQHVDRLYECARQIFLEIPISKKEMIEIQRQCIEANNLVDGYIRLLVTRGEGTLGLNPYLCPTPGIICIADQIALFKPEMYEKGMRVVVANRPRIPIECLDPRIKSLNYLNNILAKCEAIHIGRDLGITNPEDMLLEVIMLNIDGQVTEGSGDNIFIVKGGTVITPPTTAGILEGITRRFVMTQLCPDCKIPVREQNFTLKELLDADEVFLTGSAAEIIAVREVLEHTDGKVTAAHTISRGEGPITAKLRSRFRQIVTSDHVPED; the protein is encoded by the coding sequence ATCTGGGTGAACGGGCGTATCGTGCCGCGCAGCCAGGCAAATGTGAATGTGTTTGATCACGGCCTGCTCTATGGCGACGGCGTCTTTGAGGGCATCCGCGTCTACCGGGGCAAGATCTTCAAGGCTCAGCAACACGTCGACCGCCTTTATGAATGCGCGCGTCAGATCTTCCTGGAAATCCCCATTTCCAAGAAGGAAATGATCGAGATCCAACGGCAGTGCATCGAGGCCAACAACCTCGTGGATGGGTACATTCGCCTTCTCGTCACGCGCGGCGAGGGCACGCTTGGCCTCAACCCATACCTCTGCCCCACTCCAGGCATCATCTGCATCGCCGATCAGATCGCGCTGTTCAAGCCCGAGATGTACGAGAAGGGCATGCGCGTCGTCGTTGCCAACCGACCACGCATTCCGATCGAGTGCCTCGACCCGCGTATCAAGAGCCTCAACTACCTCAACAACATCCTCGCCAAGTGCGAAGCCATCCATATCGGGCGTGATCTTGGCATCACCAACCCCGAGGACATGCTCCTCGAAGTCATCATGCTCAACATCGACGGGCAGGTCACCGAAGGTAGCGGCGACAATATCTTCATTGTCAAGGGCGGCACCGTCATCACGCCTCCGACCACGGCGGGGATCCTCGAAGGCATTACACGCCGATTCGTCATGACTCAGTTGTGCCCGGACTGCAAGATTCCTGTGCGCGAGCAGAACTTCACCCTCAAGGAACTCCTCGACGCTGACGAAGTCTTCCTGACCGGGTCCGCAGCCGAGATCATCGCAGTCCGCGAAGTCCTCGAACACACCGATGGCAAGGTCACCGCCGCCCACACCATCTCCCGCGGCGAGGGACCGATCACCGCCAAACTGCGATCACGCTTCCGCCAGATCGTGACCTCCGATCACGTGCCCGAGGACTGA
- the pheT gene encoding phenylalanine--tRNA ligase subunit beta yields the protein MGAVYRRAPDLSFGPMNISLKWLNRYLSPSDVSPGEADRLLTQAGFPIESRTELQSGDTVLDVEVTSNRGDCLSHIGCAREIAAMRGSQKKHTLALPQVHHIEHRGSIRDVLTLDNREHEHCPLFTARVIRGCRVGPSPDWLVEALEAIGQRAINNLVDITNFITFEFGNPCHVFDLAKLKGSTLSIRFAKAGEKLVTLDGKDRTLLASDLVVADAQGATSLAGVMGGKASEVDAATTDVVFEMATWNPVTIRTTARRLGIRTDAGYRFERGVHPATIESAAQRALALICELTGGIACQGVLSAGTPLPEPTIVAMRPSRVDLILGSTIPVGDMISILRDLDVVVTQESNDELACEIPPHRLDLTREIDLVEEIARARGLEAVDTLERLKIRPRSLQNSERAMREIGSILCGFGFYETITFSFVRPDEAELFLPGGLKRVEVDDERRKAEPALRPSVLSGLLTSRRANRDGGVEQPGGVRLFEIASTFAQTPALESIEKRTLTLLLDCPKAKRKHSDDELRQGVRLMRGTIDSVIAAMLGTSYDIVVEPVDPHCPGWRSGAFARISTRTTTGESIQLGHFGLLSDQAQSLYDLEVSQVGAELFIEPLIARFPPTRLAERLPQFPSIARDLSLVLDEGVRWSQVEQLVGEAKLDRLIGTEFVGTFRGDQIGKGRKSLTLRLAFRDPNRTMRHEEVDTEIERLVEQARISLGAEIRA from the coding sequence ATGGGTGCAGTGTATCGTCGCGCGCCCGACCTATCCTTTGGGCCTATGAACATCAGTCTCAAATGGCTCAACCGATATCTCTCCCCGAGCGATGTTTCGCCAGGCGAAGCCGATCGATTGCTGACGCAGGCGGGCTTTCCAATCGAGAGCCGAACCGAGCTTCAGTCGGGCGACACTGTGCTCGATGTCGAGGTCACCAGCAACCGTGGCGACTGCCTGAGTCATATCGGCTGCGCGCGAGAGATCGCCGCGATGCGCGGCTCGCAGAAGAAGCACACTCTCGCCTTGCCGCAGGTTCACCACATCGAACACCGAGGGAGCATCCGCGACGTCCTGACTCTCGACAACCGAGAGCACGAGCATTGCCCGCTGTTCACCGCTCGGGTGATTCGCGGGTGCCGTGTGGGACCAAGCCCGGACTGGCTTGTCGAAGCACTCGAAGCCATCGGGCAGCGCGCGATCAACAACCTCGTGGACATCACGAACTTCATCACGTTCGAGTTCGGCAACCCATGTCATGTGTTTGATCTGGCCAAACTCAAAGGAAGCACACTCTCGATCCGCTTTGCCAAGGCTGGTGAAAAACTCGTGACGCTCGATGGCAAGGATCGCACGTTGCTGGCTTCGGATCTTGTCGTCGCGGATGCCCAGGGCGCAACATCACTGGCCGGCGTCATGGGCGGAAAAGCCTCGGAAGTTGACGCCGCCACGACCGATGTCGTGTTTGAGATGGCCACATGGAATCCGGTCACCATACGCACCACTGCGCGCAGGCTCGGCATCCGCACGGACGCGGGATATCGATTCGAGCGCGGCGTGCACCCTGCAACAATCGAATCGGCAGCCCAGCGCGCGCTCGCGCTCATTTGCGAACTCACAGGGGGTATTGCGTGTCAGGGCGTGCTCAGTGCGGGCACGCCGCTGCCAGAACCGACCATAGTGGCAATGCGCCCCTCGCGTGTCGATCTGATCCTGGGCTCGACGATTCCCGTCGGCGACATGATCTCCATTCTGCGCGATCTGGATGTTGTCGTCACGCAGGAGAGCAATGACGAACTTGCATGCGAGATTCCTCCGCATCGTCTGGATCTGACGCGAGAGATCGATCTCGTGGAGGAAATCGCGCGAGCTCGCGGTCTCGAAGCGGTGGACACCCTTGAACGACTGAAGATCAGGCCTCGATCACTTCAGAACTCCGAACGCGCGATGCGCGAAATCGGGTCGATTCTCTGTGGGTTTGGGTTCTATGAGACCATCACATTCTCGTTCGTTCGACCCGACGAGGCCGAACTGTTCCTCCCGGGTGGACTCAAGCGGGTCGAGGTTGATGACGAGCGACGCAAGGCCGAACCGGCGCTTCGGCCCAGCGTGCTCTCGGGCCTGCTCACATCCCGGCGCGCCAATCGTGATGGAGGAGTCGAGCAACCCGGCGGCGTCAGGCTCTTCGAAATTGCCTCAACCTTCGCACAGACACCCGCACTCGAGTCCATCGAGAAACGCACACTCACGCTGCTGCTGGATTGTCCCAAAGCCAAACGCAAGCACTCGGATGATGAGCTGCGCCAGGGCGTGCGCCTGATGCGTGGCACGATCGACAGCGTGATCGCGGCCATGCTCGGCACCTCGTACGACATCGTCGTTGAGCCGGTGGATCCGCATTGCCCCGGTTGGCGCAGCGGCGCGTTCGCACGCATCAGCACCCGCACAACAACCGGCGAGTCGATCCAGCTCGGACACTTCGGGTTGCTCAGCGACCAGGCGCAGTCGCTCTACGACCTTGAGGTTTCCCAGGTCGGTGCCGAACTGTTCATAGAGCCTCTGATCGCACGATTCCCGCCTACAAGACTCGCTGAGCGGTTGCCCCAGTTCCCCAGCATCGCACGCGACCTGTCGCTGGTGCTCGATGAGGGCGTCCGGTGGTCGCAGGTCGAACAGCTTGTGGGCGAGGCGAAACTTGATCGCCTGATTGGTACGGAGTTTGTCGGCACCTTTCGAGGCGATCAGATCGGCAAAGGACGCAAGTCGCTCACGTTACGACTGGCCTTCCGCGACCCGAACCGCACCATGCGGCACGAAGAAGTTGACACCGAAATCGAACGTCTTGTAGAGCAGGCTCGTATATCACTGGGTGCCGAGATTCGGGCATGA